ATGTTGCAGAGGCCAGGTTTCAGGCAGCGATTGACTACTTAAAAGCACAGCCTACTGTAAATCCTGAATATATAGCGGCGATCGGATACTGTTTTGGCGGAGCCGTTGTTCTCAACATGGCACTTAGAGGAGTTGATGTAGACGGAGTTGCAAGTTTCCATGGAATCCTGCCGCAAGAAGCTCCTGAAAATGCTAAGCCTACCGCTGATATTATAGTGTTCCACGGCGGAGATGATCCGTTTGTTCCAAAAGAGCAGTTTGATAAATTTAAGAACATTATGAAAGACACTGGAGCTAACTACGAGTTAATTGTATATCCTGGAGTTAAGCATAGCTTCACAAACCCAGCAGCAGACGAATATGGAAAGAAATTTGATCT
The DNA window shown above is from Thermodesulfobacteriota bacterium and carries:
- a CDS encoding dienelactone hydrolase family protein, producing MRVLSIFLVLVFAFLSISASAKVVGKDVDYKQGDTTLKGYLAYDDSVEGKRPGVLVVHEWWGHNEYARARADKLAELGYTALAVDMYGDAQNADHPEKAGELATAVLSNMDVAEARFQAAIDYLKAQPTVNPEYIAAIGYCFGGAVVLNMALRGVDVDGVASFHGILPQEAPENAKPTADIIVFHGGDDPFVPKEQFDKFKNIMKDTGANYELIVYPGVKHSFTNPAADEYGKKFDL